The stretch of DNA AGCCTTACAGCAACCGCCTCGATAAGGTATTGACTCACAAAGTGTGGGGTTACCTCATTTTTTTAGGGGTGCTGTTTCTTATGTTTCAGGCGGTGTTTGCTTGGGCTAGCTATCCCATGGAGCTGATTGATCAGGGAGTGGCCTGGATCAATAGTCTCATCCAGACTAATTTTGACGGGCCCTTAATTAACCTGCTCACCGAAGGCGTGCTGGCGGGCCTGGGAGGGGTATTAATCTTCATTCCGCAGATTGCCCTGCTCTTCGCCTTCATTGCGGTGCTGGAAGAAACCGGCTATATGGCACGGGTTACGTTCATGATGGACCGCATCATGCGCAAGTTTGGGTTGAACGGGAAGAGCGTGGTGCCTCTGATTTCGGGGGTGGCCTGCGCGGTGCCGGCCATCATGAGCGCGCGCACCATTGAGAATTGGAAGGACCGGATGATTACCATCTTCGTCACGCCTCTGATGAGCTGCTCCGCTCGCATTCCGGTTTACACGGTGCTCATTGGCTTGGTGGTGCCTGATCAGCCTGTTCTGGGGATTTTCAATTTGCGCGGCTTTGCGCTGATGGGGCTTTACCTCTTGGGGTTTGTGGCGGCCGTGCTCTCCGCCTGGGCTATGAAGCTGCTGATGAAGACCAAGGAGCGCAGCTACTTCATTATGGAGTTTCCGGTGTACCGCTGGCCCCGCTGGAAAAACGTTGGTATTACCATCGTTGAGAAGGTGAAAGCCTTTGTTTTTCAGGCGGGTAAGGTAATCCTGGCTATTTCCATCCTGCTCTGGGTGCTGGCTTCATATGGGCCGGCAAATGAGTTGGAGCAAGCGGAGCAGCGCGCTAAAACCGAGGGCAAAGCCAAAGGATTCACGGCTGCTGAGATTGACTCACACGTGGCCTCAGAAAAGCTGGAAAGCTCCTATGCCGGGCACTTCGGGCACCTGATTGAGCCGGCTATTAGGCCACTGGGCTTTGATTGGAAGATTGGTATTTCGCTGCTCACTTCTTTTGCGGCCCGCGAAGTATTTGTGGGTACTATGTCAACTATCTACAGCGTAGGCCAGGATGCTGACCAGCAAACCGTGCAGCAGAAGCTAGCGTCGGAAAAGGATGCCAATGGCCAACCGTTCTTCACGCCGGCCCGGTCGTTTTCCCTGCTCGTGTTCTACGTGTTTGCTATGCAGTGCATGAGCACGCTGGCTGCCACATACCGTGAAACCAAGGGCTGGAAATGGCCTGTTATGCAGTTGCTCTACATGACTGGCCTAGCCTATTTCTCAGCGCTGCTGGTGTACCAACTGATGAAATAACGCGTGAGCTTCGTCGCTCGTAACGCAGAAGAGCCCGTACCGGTGCTGGCCAAAGTGGCCTACACCTAGTACGGGCTCTTCTGCGTTGCGGCAACAACAGCTATTTGCCGATCAGAAAAACGGCTGGCTGCTTATGAATCTCAGGCAGCTTCCCCTTCCAGCCGGCTATGGTATCAGTGCGTACGAACTCGTTCTCGGCGGTTAGGCTGGCAGCAATACACAAACGGGTGCCAGGATGCAACGTGGTCAGCAGGTCTTCGAGCAGCTGCATGTTGCGGTAGGGCGTCTCAATGAACAGCTGCGTTTGGTGCTGGGTTAGCGCCTGCTTTTCGAGGGTTTTAAGGGCCGCAACCCGCTTGGCCCGTTCAATAGGTATGTAACCATGAAAGGCAAAGCTTTGCCCATTCATGCCCGACGCCATTAGGGCAAGCAGGAGGGAAGAGGGCCCCACTAGGGGCACTACCTTAATGCCCACCTGATGCGCCCGACGCGCCAGCTCGGCACCGGGGTCGGCGATGCCTGGGCAACCAGCCTCAGAGATAACTCCCGCATGTTGGCCGTGTAGCACCGGCTCTAGCGCCGCCTGAATCTGCGCCTCAGTGCTGTCCTTGTCAATCACTCCAATGCGTAGCTCCTCAATAACCTGCTGGGGCGCTACGCTCTTAATGAAGCGCCGGGCTGTGCGGGCGTTTTCCACCAAAAAGTAGGAGAGGGCGGCTACCTGGCTGCCTACTTGCGGAGGAAGCACCTGCGCGGCAGTATCATCGGCCAAGATGGTGGGAATCAAGTACAGCGTGCCTTTTTTCAAAGCGGAGGATTATAGATGGTGAGAACCGAAAGAGAGTAGGCCTAGGCCCTACGGAGCCATTGCTAAGAAACTAGCCTTGGGTAGCGAAGGCATGTACCAGCCCAAAAACAGCGTCAGGAGCCTCAGCGTGTACCCAATGGCCCGCATTCACGATAGTTTCTATCTGAGAATTGGGGAAAATAGCGGGAATGCCGTAGAGCTTATCCTCGGTAGAAATGTAGTCTGACTTGCCTCCCCGAATAAACAGTGCAGGCTTTAGGAATGGCTGCTCACTCGTGATTTCAGCGCCAATAGCCTGCATGTGCTCGTTGAGGGCCGCGAGGTTCTGCCGCCACGCAAAAGAGTTATCTTCGAGGCGATAGAGGTTTTTAAGCAGAAATTGCCGAACGCCCGGCTGGGGGATGTGCTGAGCCAGAGCATCTTCGGCCTGCTGCCGGGTTTCAAGCCCGGCAACGGGCACGGCATTCAGGCCAGCCAGAATATCGTCTTGGTGGGCCATATCAGAAGCCCGGGGGGCAATATCAACCACCACCAGGCGCGCCAGGCGCGTAGGGTGGTCGAGGGCGAAGCGCATAGAGGCTTTCCCGCCCATACTGTGGCCTAGCAGAGTAGTAGTGGCCGCGTCAAGCTGCAAGTGGTCAAACAAACCCAAGATGTCTCCCGACATCAACTCGTAGGAGTGTTCTGCGGAGTGGAAAGAGCGGCCGTGGTTGCGCAAATCGGCCACAATAACCCGGTGGCCTGCCTCTGACCAGCGCCGGGCCAGCGTTTGCCAGTTATCAGAATTGCCAAATAAGCCGTGGAGAATTACCAGAGGAGCGCCCTGGCCCATTTCGCGGAAGTGAAGAAGCATAGCCGAAAGTACAGGTGATACGTTCGGCAAAGGTCGGAAGATGGCGCCACATGCGCGCGGCTTACCGCTGGGCGTTGGGCAGCGTAACAGAAACCGTGGTGCCCTGGCCTTCGAGGCTCTTGATTTGCAGGGTGCCACCTTGGCGTTGCGTAAACGCCCGGCAGAGCATCAGGCCTAGGCCAGTGCCTGAGCGCGGACCTTGAGCGGGCAGTACCAGGCCCTCGGGTGCCAGGAGGGCGGCTACCTGCTTAGGGGGCATTCCTAGGCCAGTATCCGTCACGCTTATTTGCACAAGCGCTCTGGGCAGGGCTTCGGCTTCCAGGCAAATGGTGCCTTCTACCGGGGTAAACTTGAGGGCGTTGCTGATGAGGTTGCGCAGCACCGTGCGGGTCATGTGCGGATCAGCCCAAATGGCCAGGGTGGGGGAGCAGCTGGTCTGAAGGGTTATTTGCTTAGCTTCAGCGGAAGTGCTGTAAAGGCCTGTTAGTTCAGTCAGCAGATCAGCAACCAGCAGCCGCTCTGGCTGAAAGGCTAGCTCCCCAGTTTGGCTCACGGCCCAGTTAAGGAGGTTATCGAGGAGGCTGTTTAGGTTTTGGGCGGCCTGGCGTACAATGTCTGGCAACCGGCGCAGGCCTTCCTCATCACCGCGCTGCAGATAAAAATCAATCAGCTCCGTTACGCCAGAAAAAGACGTAACCGGTCCGCGCAGGTCGTGGGCCACAATGGAGTATAGCCGGTCTTTGGAGGCCGCCAGCTGGCGGAGCTCAAGCGTAGCTTCCTGCAGGGTAGCATTGTTTTCAGCAAGAGCAGCCCGACTGCGCCGTAGCTGCGCGTACATAAATCCCATACCTCCCAACGCCAACAGCAGCAGGGCAACGGCCGTCCAGAGCTCACGGTTGCGGTGCTGGGCCATATGGCTACGCTCCGTGAGCAGGCGAATCTGGTTTTCCTTTTCCACCGACTCATACCGCGCCTGCAGGGCCGTTAGCACTTGCAGGCGGGAGCGGTTGTTGAGCGTGTCGTTGAGGTTACGGAACATCTGCTGCCAGCTGAGCGCCGCCTCATAATTTTTGCGGCTGGCGTTAATATCAGCCAGCAGGCTGTAGGCATCCAGCACGCGCTCATGGTAATTTATCTGGCGTGCCAGCTGCATAGCGCGCCGGGTGAGCTGCTCTGCTTCGCGAAGATTTCCTTGCAGGTACAAAACATTAGCCAGTAGCTCCAGGTGGCCGGACTCATAGCGCGGCTGGTGAAGGGGAGCCACCAGGCCCAGGGCCTCCCGCAAAAGCCCTTCCGCAGTGCCTAGCTGCTCAAGCCGGAGGTAATAAGAACCTAAGTCGGCCAGGTACAGTGACTCACCGGCTATATCACCAGTGCGGCGGGCCAGTTGCAAAGCCCGACGGGTGAAAAGCAGCCCATCTTGGTGCTTTTTGAGGTGGAAGTAAAGGTTACCCAGGTTACCGAACAGAATTAGTTGGGTGCGCACCTGCACGCCCGGGCGGTACACTAAATCAAGGGCGCGCTGGTAGTTAAGCAGCGCGGCGGCAGTGTCGCCGCGCTCATGGTGCACGCCACCCATCCCCGTATAGCTGCGCACAATACCATTCATATCGTGCAGGCGCCGGGCTAGTACCAAGGCTTGGCGCTGCAGCAACAGCGCGTGCGGGCCATCAGAAATATTGGCGTAAGAGCTGCTTAGCACCAGCAGGCTGCGCAGTAGGCCGTGGTCGTCGTGTAAGCGGCGGGCCAGCCGTACAGCCTGCTCGCCATACGGAATGGCTCTAGTAGGAGCCGAGTCATGCAGGACGTAGCACAGCGAGGCCAGCTGCCGCACCCGGCCGGTGTCGGCGGGCTGCGTGGCTAGCTGGCGCAGTAGAACTACTTCGGCTTGCTCGTCACTCGTTTGCCCGAAGATGGGGTAGGCAATCAGCAGCAACCATGCAAATAAAAACCGCTGCATCAACTAAATAAGAGCAAGTAGGAAATAGCAAAGGTATATGCCTGATTCCGAGCTTTACCTGGCTGAAAGCTGGTTTCATCGAATAGTGGGATGCAAATTAGGCATGTTGCTACATGTATAACGCAAGTGCCCGCTGGGTAGTATGTTGATCAAGCGTTTGAATAGTGCAGGCACTGAGTTAGCTATACAAAACAGAACCAGCGCTGCTGATGCTCCAGGGGAGTATTGCGCAGGAACTCAGCCACGGGGTCGAGGCGGGTGAGCAAAGAGGTAAGGGTTAAAACCTCTCCCGTGCGCAGGTGTAGCTTGATGTAATTGTAGTTGCTCCAGAACATGCGCCTTGACTGGCAAGTGACGCGCTCAACCCGTATTAAATCACTTTTGCCAAAGGGAATTCGCACCCTTCCTTCGTACACTTCCAGGATGTTTTGCTTCGGATCAAAGACCAGAGTGGTATCGAGGTTGCGGGCGTAGTATTGGGCATGTAGTACCAGTGCCGGCACGGAAAACCCCAATACTACGGCTGTAATGAAGCCAAGCAGCACCTGCTCATATAAGGGTACGGTCCCGATATAGAAGAAAGACCCTAAAAAAGGCAAGCCTACCCCCAGGCAGAGCAGGGGCCAGAAGGCCAGCGCAAACTGCCGCAAGAACGTAGGCCTATACACCCGGCTTTTGCTGGCAAAAAAGCTTGTAATAAACCGCAGGCCCACAGCCATCAGCGCAATGGCGGCCGCCGCTTCCAGCAGCGGCCGCAAAAACGGAAGCAGCTTCACAGGGACCTAGCGCACAGAAATCCAGGGCTCACCGGCTACGTGCTCGCGCAGCCGGCCAAAGGGCTCTAGCTGCAGGCCGTGGCGCTCAAAAATGGCCAGTACTTGCTCACGGCCACCTGGCTCCACGCACACGAGTAGGCCACCCGAAGTTTGTGGGTCACAGAGCCATTGACGCTGCTCAGCGGTTACTTCCCCGATTTTGTGTCCATAAGAGTCCCAGTTGCGAATGGTGCCGCCAGGTACGGCGCCTTGCGCCCGGTATTCTTCGGCGGCGGCAAGCAGCGGTACTTTGCTAAACTCCACCTCAGCCGTGAGGTTACTGCCCTCGCACACCTCTGAGAGGTGGCCTAGCAGGCCAAAGCCGGTTACATCTGTCATGGCGCGCACGGCTGCTACCTGGCCTAGCTCCTGCCCAATCTTATTGAGCTGCATCATGCTCTCGGGGGCGAGCTGCTCGTGCTCGGGGCGCAGAATGCCGCGCTTTTGCGCTGTGGTGAGCATTCCTACGCCCAGGGGCTTGGTGAGGTACAACTCACAGCCAGCGGTGGCGGTGTCGTTCTGCTTGAGGTTGTTGATGTCGAGCAGGCCCGTTACTGCCAGCCCGAAAATGGGTTCAGGCGAGTCGATGCTGTGGCCGCCGGCCAGCGGAATGCCTGCCTCGGCACAGATGCTGCGGCTGCCCTCAATCACGCGGCGTGCCACTTCCGGAGCCAGCTTATCAATAGGCCACCCCAGTACGGCAATGGCCATAACCGGCCGTCCGCCCATGGCATATACATCAGAAATAGCGTTGGCGGAGGCAATCCGGCCGAAGTCATAGGCATCATCCACAATCGGCATGAAGAAGTCGGTGGTGCTGATGATGGCCTGCCCGCCGCCAATGTCATACACGGCGGCATCATCGCGGGAGGAGTTGCCCACCAGGAGCTGGGCATCGTGGGGCTGCGGAATGCTGGTATGCAGAATCTGGTCGAGAACCTTGGGCGCAATTTTGCAGCCGCAGCCGGCGCCGTGGCTGTATTGGGTGAGGCGGATTTGGTCGGTAGGTTCGGAGGCGAGAGACATATGACGTAATGAGCGTTACAGAGTAATTAGTATTCCCAGGGGGCGTTTTGCAGCACCACCCGGTATCCATCGGGGTCTTCGTAGGTGTGGCCCAGCCGGTCCCAGTACGGGTTGTGTGACACTACTGGAGCGTAGCCGTGGGCCTGCATTCGCTCTACAGCCAAGAGCCACTGCGAATGATCAGGCAAGTAAAATACGAGCAGATGCTCCGGGGTGGGTGCCGGTGCTATCAGCTGGCCCTGCTGCGTGGTAAACTCCAGGTGGTAAGGGGCCTGCGGGTGGCCTAGCATCACCCCATCAAACCCGTCATGGTTGGCAAACGAGCCCAGTTCAGTGAGGCCCAGCCCATCCCGGTAAAACCGCAACAATGGGCCCAGGTCGTTGGTGGGCCGCGCCACTCTCAGCTTAGGAACCATGCGCTACGGGCTGAGTGCTGGCAGGGAACCCTATTTTAGCCAAGGCCTGACGTACCAGTTCGGCATTTACGGCCGGGTCGCAGGTAGAAGACTCCACCCGAGTAACCTGGCGGTTGTCAATGCCGTGGCTGTAGGTTTTGTCGTAGTAGTCGAGCACTAGGCTCACCATCTTTTCCATGTCATCCTCGCCAATAGCAGCCAGGGCTTCTTTGGTTACCAGCCCACCCAGGCGCTTCCGGATTTTGAGAATGGCCGCTGCCAGCGCGGCGGGGTCTTGCCGGCCATATTCATCGGCTAGCTTGCTTACCCGCACCTCCCGCGGAATATCCAGCACAAGTAGCGGGGCTGAGCTCATTTGCGCAAACAGGGGAGTAGGCACGTGCACGCCGCCAATAGTACGGCTTTCGTCTTCTACCCAAATGGGGCCCGCTTCGGGCAGCGCCGCCAGTACGCCCGCTAAATCATTCTCAAACTGCTCCTGCGTAGGCTGCGCCGGCAGGCCAATGCTGCCAAATGCCGAGCCTTTATGCCGGGCCAGTCCTTCCAAATCAATAATAGCCTGACTCTGGCTGGCTAGGGCGTGCAACACATCGGTTTTGCCGGAGCCAGTAAGGCCCCCCAGTACCAGTAATGGCCTGGGGCGCTCAAACTCCTGCAGCACCCAGCGGCGGTAGTCCTTGTAGCCCTTGTCAAGAAGCTGCACCTGAAAACCAGCCAACTCCAGCAGCCACAGTACAGCGCCGCTACGCATGCCTCCGCGCCAGCAATGCACCCGCACCTGCTTGAGGGGCGCCAGCTTTTTAGCCTGCTTTACCAGCTCACCCATCTTCGGGCCAAAGAAATCAAGCCCCAGCAATACGGCTTTATCCTGGCTGATTTGCTTATAGGTAGTGCCGATGCGGGCCCGCTCCTCATCCGTGAACAACGGGAAGCTCACCGCCCCCGGAATATGACCGTGCTGAAATTCTATAGGCGCCCGCACATCCAGAATGGGCGCGTCGGAGGAGTTTTGCAGGAAGTCGGGGAGGGGAAGACGGGGCACGGCGGGAAGAAGTGAAATAGTGAGTACTGAAAAAGGTGAACAGTAAGATGGTAAGCGGACGTTCCGGCGGCGTTTCGGGCGCGTGTAGCGCAGTAGCCTCACCTTCTCACTATTTGCTATTTCACTTTAGCTGGCGGCGGTAGAGCTGAATGGTGTTTTCCAGCCCCAGGTACAAGGCATCACAAATGAGAGCGTGGCCGATACTAACCTCGGCGAGGCCCGGCAGGTTCTGATGCAGGTAAGCCAGATTATCGAGGTCGAGGTCGTGGCCTGCGTTGAGGCCCAGGCCTAGCTCCTGGGCCAGCTCAGCGGCGGCGCGGTAACTCTGGATTGCCGCGGCGGGGTCTTGGGGATACTGGCGGGCGTAGTCTTCGGTGTAAAGCTCAATGCGGTCGGTGCCGGTAGTAGCGGCGGCCCGCATCATGTCTAGGTCGGGGTCAAGAAAAATACTCACACGGCAGCCTAGCCCTTTGAGCTCCTGCACCACGCCCTGCAGGTACTCCTGGTGGCGAATGGTGTCCCAGCCTGCATTAGACGTAATAGCGTCGGGAGCATCAGGCACCAGGGTCACCTGCTCGGGCCGCACTTCACGCACCAGGGCCAGAAAATCAGGGGTGGGGTTGCCCTCAATATTAAACTCCGTGGTAACAATGCTTTTTAGGTCTCGCGCATCCTGATAGCGAATGTGGCGCTCATCGGGGCGCGGGTGCACCGTAATACCCTGGGCGCCGAAACGCTCACAGTCGCGGGCGGCTTGCAGCAGATCGGGGCGGTTGTGGCCGCGGGCATTCCGCAGGGTGGCTATTTTGTTTATGTTAACGCTGAGCTTCGTCATATCTTGGGGTGAGCTGAACGGAGGTTAGGTGTCAAAGATACACTCTCAAACAGGCTGCCTCACTTTCCGGTTGTCCGGTCTTTGCTGGCAGCTATGGTGGGTGCTGTAATCTTACGGGCAAGAGCTACTCTTCCTGAACTGCTCCGTTAAAGGACGGGGGTAAGCTGCGTAACGGCGAGTGCCCTTATTCATTCCTGGATTTCCCAACGGCCGCCGGAGTGGCCTAGCGCTGCCCGAGTCCGGAATAACCCGTAATCTTGCACCTCCATTCTTCTTTATATTATGGCTCTGAAAGAAAACATCGACGCAGATATCAAAAAGGCCATGCTGGCTAAGGATAAAGTTCGGCTGACGGCTCTGCGCAGCATCAAGTCGCAGATACTGTTGGCCGAAACTGCCGAGGGCCAGCACGGTGCCGCCCTCACGCCCGACGCCGAAATTAAGCTTCTGACTAAAGCCGCCAAGCAGCGCCGTGAAGCCGCCGAAACCTATCAGAAGCAGTTCCGCTCCGATCTGGAAGAGGTAGAGCTGGCCGAGCTGGCCATTATTGAGGAGTACCTGCCCCAGCAGCTTTCTGAGGCTGACCTGGTAGAAAAGCTGGTGGATATCATTCAGCGGGTAGGAGCCACGGGCCCTTCTGACCTGGGCAAGGTAATGGGTGTAGCCGCCCGGGAGCTGTCTGGGCAGGCTGATGGCCGTGCCATTTCGCAGGCCGTGAGCAATTTGCTCAACAATACCAACGTGTAACCAGCGAATAGGGTGAGGGGTGAGTAGTATAGTGGCCTAGCCCATTGTAGGAAGTACTCAACTTCGCTCCTCCTCTCTCTATTTCACCGTAACCCGCATGTCTGCTTTTGACTTGCTATTGCTGCTGGCTTTGGGGGTGGGAGCTGTAAAAGGCTTCCGGCGAGGTCTGGTGCTGGAGGTGGCTTCTTTGCTGGCCTTTGTAGTAGGGGTTATTGGGGGGCTGGCGCTCCTCAATGATGCCATCCCATTGGTTCGCAACTATGTGGGCGAGGCCTTTGGGCTCCTGCCGCTAGTGTCGTTTTTACTCGTGTTTGCCCTGATTGTGTGGGGCGTGCATCTGGTAGGTAGCTTCGTCAGGACGGCTGTGCACCTTACCCCTCTGGGCGTGCTGGACAATATAAGCGGGGCCGTTTGCGGTGTACTTAAGTGGGTGCTGGGCTTGAGCTTACTCCTGCACGGCATCGGGTTGGCAGGCCTTAACCTGATTTCGCCCGGCTTGGTTGCACAGTCGCAGGTGTTGCCCGTGGTGCAGCAAGCCACTCCGCTGGCCCTAGAGATAGTGGCCTACGTAATGCCGCTTGCGGGTACCTTGCTGGAAAAGCTGCGTGCCGTTTTTTAGCATCACTGCCAGCGCAGAGGGCGAGTCTCGGCTCAACCCCACCCCCGAAGATTAGTACCCAACGAAGCGTATGCGTCTGTTGCTGCTTGATAACTTTGATTCTTTCACCTACAACCTGCTGGATTACTTCCGGCAGCTGGGGTGCGAGGTGATTGTGCGGCGAAACGATGTGCCTTTGCCTGTGCTGGAAGAACTGGCTTTTGATGGCATTGTGCTCTCACCGGGCCCTGGCGTGCCGCGGGAAGCAGGTGTACTACTGCCCGTTATTGAGGCTTGGCACCAACGCGTGCCTATGTTGGGGGTATGCTTGGGCCACCAGGCCCTAGGTGAGTTCTTTGGAGCTGAGCTGCGCCGTGGGGCCCGCCCTATGCACGGCAAAGTCTCGGAAATTGAGTGGACGCAGCCCGACGTGTTGTGGCAGGGCCTTCCGGCCCGTATGCCCGTCGCACGTTACCACTCCCTGATACTACAGCAACTGCCCGCCACGTTTGACGTCCTGGCACGTACCACCGACGTACAGCAGGAGATAATGGCATTTCGCCACCAGCAGTTGCCACTATATGGGGTGCAGTTTCACCCCGAAGCCCTGCTAACACCCCATGGCTTAGCCCTGCTAGGCAATTGGGTCAAGAGTTGTATAATTGCACAGACTGGGCCGGCCACTGCTTCCAGCAATAGCCACCCCTGAAAAGATGGAATTGCAGATAAAACAAAAGAACGAATTTCAGTACGTTGAGGAAGGCTCCGGCGAGGTGCTGCTGCTCCTCCACGGGCTATTTGGTGCGCTCAGCAACTGGCAGGATGTAGTAGCAGAGTTTAGCACCGACTATCGGGTGATTATTCCACTACTCCCTATCTATGATATGCCGCTTACCAAAGCCGGCGTACCTGGCCTGGTGCAGTTTGTAGAAGACTTTCTGGCTGAAATTGGGCTCACGGAGCCCTGCACGGTGCTCGGCAACTCGCTTGGGGGCCACATTGCGCTGGTGTATGCGCTGCGCAATCAGCGCCGGGTGAGTCGCTTGGTTCTCACCGGCAGCAGTGGCCTGTTTGAAGACAGCATGGGTGGCTCTTTCCCAAAGCGGGGCAACTACAGCTACGTGCAGGAGCGAGTGGCCTACACTTTCTATGACCCTACAGTAGCCACTGAAGAGTTGGTAAACGAGGTGTTCAACGTTACAAACTCCAATGCCAAGTGCTTGCGCATTATCAGCATTGCCCGGTCGGCGCAGCGGCATAACCTCGCCAAAGACCTGCACAAGATTAAAGTGCC from Hymenobacter taeanensis encodes:
- the feoB gene encoding ferrous iron transport protein B, producing the protein MAGVEFVTGRAGAGASAAILEAVAPRHPGALTRIALIGNPNSGKTSLFNQLTGLNQKVGNFPGVTVDRKTGVSQLTPQLRAEIIDLPGTYSLYPKSLDEKVITDLLYDRTSEQYPDFVVVTADASNLRRNLLLFTQLADLGLPAVLALNMMDVAAQHGVNIDITALQQELGVPIIPMNARKGIGIAALKIVMAQMLDAPATHFYEIEDELLPMIRQIRYYFNLHNDYLALHYAHQYRQISFLSPDDRAYIGELVQQYGFEATPRQAQETIARYASINDILLNTVSVTRTERNEPYSNRLDKVLTHKVWGYLIFLGVLFLMFQAVFAWASYPMELIDQGVAWINSLIQTNFDGPLINLLTEGVLAGLGGVLIFIPQIALLFAFIAVLEETGYMARVTFMMDRIMRKFGLNGKSVVPLISGVACAVPAIMSARTIENWKDRMITIFVTPLMSCSARIPVYTVLIGLVVPDQPVLGIFNLRGFALMGLYLLGFVAAVLSAWAMKLLMKTKERSYFIMEFPVYRWPRWKNVGITIVEKVKAFVFQAGKVILAISILLWVLASYGPANELEQAEQRAKTEGKAKGFTAAEIDSHVASEKLESSYAGHFGHLIEPAIRPLGFDWKIGISLLTSFAAREVFVGTMSTIYSVGQDADQQTVQQKLASEKDANGQPFFTPARSFSLLVFYVFAMQCMSTLAATYRETKGWKWPVMQLLYMTGLAYFSALLVYQLMK
- a CDS encoding SAM-dependent methyltransferase; the protein is MKKGTLYLIPTILADDTAAQVLPPQVGSQVAALSYFLVENARTARRFIKSVAPQQVIEELRIGVIDKDSTEAQIQAALEPVLHGQHAGVISEAGCPGIADPGAELARRAHQVGIKVVPLVGPSSLLLALMASGMNGQSFAFHGYIPIERAKRVAALKTLEKQALTQHQTQLFIETPYRNMQLLEDLLTTLHPGTRLCIAASLTAENEFVRTDTIAGWKGKLPEIHKQPAVFLIGK
- a CDS encoding alpha/beta fold hydrolase; this encodes MLLHFREMGQGAPLVILHGLFGNSDNWQTLARRWSEAGHRVIVADLRNHGRSFHSAEHSYELMSGDILGLFDHLQLDAATTTLLGHSMGGKASMRFALDHPTRLARLVVVDIAPRASDMAHQDDILAGLNAVPVAGLETRQQAEDALAQHIPQPGVRQFLLKNLYRLEDNSFAWRQNLAALNEHMQAIGAEITSEQPFLKPALFIRGGKSDYISTEDKLYGIPAIFPNSQIETIVNAGHWVHAEAPDAVFGLVHAFATQG
- a CDS encoding tetratricopeptide repeat-containing sensor histidine kinase, producing MQRFLFAWLLLIAYPIFGQTSDEQAEVVLLRQLATQPADTGRVRQLASLCYVLHDSAPTRAIPYGEQAVRLARRLHDDHGLLRSLLVLSSSYANISDGPHALLLQRQALVLARRLHDMNGIVRSYTGMGGVHHERGDTAAALLNYQRALDLVYRPGVQVRTQLILFGNLGNLYFHLKKHQDGLLFTRRALQLARRTGDIAGESLYLADLGSYYLRLEQLGTAEGLLREALGLVAPLHQPRYESGHLELLANVLYLQGNLREAEQLTRRAMQLARQINYHERVLDAYSLLADINASRKNYEAALSWQQMFRNLNDTLNNRSRLQVLTALQARYESVEKENQIRLLTERSHMAQHRNRELWTAVALLLLALGGMGFMYAQLRRSRAALAENNATLQEATLELRQLAASKDRLYSIVAHDLRGPVTSFSGVTELIDFYLQRGDEEGLRRLPDIVRQAAQNLNSLLDNLLNWAVSQTGELAFQPERLLVADLLTELTGLYSTSAEAKQITLQTSCSPTLAIWADPHMTRTVLRNLISNALKFTPVEGTICLEAEALPRALVQISVTDTGLGMPPKQVAALLAPEGLVLPAQGPRSGTGLGLMLCRAFTQRQGGTLQIKSLEGQGTTVSVTLPNAQR
- the selD gene encoding selenide, water dikinase SelD → MSLASEPTDQIRLTQYSHGAGCGCKIAPKVLDQILHTSIPQPHDAQLLVGNSSRDDAAVYDIGGGQAIISTTDFFMPIVDDAYDFGRIASANAISDVYAMGGRPVMAIAVLGWPIDKLAPEVARRVIEGSRSICAEAGIPLAGGHSIDSPEPIFGLAVTGLLDINNLKQNDTATAGCELYLTKPLGVGMLTTAQKRGILRPEHEQLAPESMMQLNKIGQELGQVAAVRAMTDVTGFGLLGHLSEVCEGSNLTAEVEFSKVPLLAAAEEYRAQGAVPGGTIRNWDSYGHKIGEVTAEQRQWLCDPQTSGGLLVCVEPGGREQVLAIFERHGLQLEPFGRLREHVAGEPWISVR
- a CDS encoding VOC family protein, which gives rise to MVPKLRVARPTNDLGPLLRFYRDGLGLTELGSFANHDGFDGVMLGHPQAPYHLEFTTQQGQLIAPAPTPEHLLVFYLPDHSQWLLAVERMQAHGYAPVVSHNPYWDRLGHTYEDPDGYRVVLQNAPWEY
- the mnmH gene encoding tRNA 2-selenouridine(34) synthase MnmH, with translation MPRLPLPDFLQNSSDAPILDVRAPIEFQHGHIPGAVSFPLFTDEERARIGTTYKQISQDKAVLLGLDFFGPKMGELVKQAKKLAPLKQVRVHCWRGGMRSGAVLWLLELAGFQVQLLDKGYKDYRRWVLQEFERPRPLLVLGGLTGSGKTDVLHALASQSQAIIDLEGLARHKGSAFGSIGLPAQPTQEQFENDLAGVLAALPEAGPIWVEDESRTIGGVHVPTPLFAQMSSAPLLVLDIPREVRVSKLADEYGRQDPAALAAAILKIRKRLGGLVTKEALAAIGEDDMEKMVSLVLDYYDKTYSHGIDNRQVTRVESSTCDPAVNAELVRQALAKIGFPASTQPVAHGS
- a CDS encoding pyridoxine 5'-phosphate synthase, whose product is MTKLSVNINKIATLRNARGHNRPDLLQAARDCERFGAQGITVHPRPDERHIRYQDARDLKSIVTTEFNIEGNPTPDFLALVREVRPEQVTLVPDAPDAITSNAGWDTIRHQEYLQGVVQELKGLGCRVSIFLDPDLDMMRAAATTGTDRIELYTEDYARQYPQDPAAAIQSYRAAAELAQELGLGLNAGHDLDLDNLAYLHQNLPGLAEVSIGHALICDALYLGLENTIQLYRRQLK
- a CDS encoding GatB/YqeY domain-containing protein — translated: MALKENIDADIKKAMLAKDKVRLTALRSIKSQILLAETAEGQHGAALTPDAEIKLLTKAAKQRREAAETYQKQFRSDLEEVELAELAIIEEYLPQQLSEADLVEKLVDIIQRVGATGPSDLGKVMGVAARELSGQADGRAISQAVSNLLNNTNV
- a CDS encoding CvpA family protein; this encodes MSAFDLLLLLALGVGAVKGFRRGLVLEVASLLAFVVGVIGGLALLNDAIPLVRNYVGEAFGLLPLVSFLLVFALIVWGVHLVGSFVRTAVHLTPLGVLDNISGAVCGVLKWVLGLSLLLHGIGLAGLNLISPGLVAQSQVLPVVQQATPLALEIVAYVMPLAGTLLEKLRAVF
- a CDS encoding anthranilate synthase component II, which codes for MRLLLLDNFDSFTYNLLDYFRQLGCEVIVRRNDVPLPVLEELAFDGIVLSPGPGVPREAGVLLPVIEAWHQRVPMLGVCLGHQALGEFFGAELRRGARPMHGKVSEIEWTQPDVLWQGLPARMPVARYHSLILQQLPATFDVLARTTDVQQEIMAFRHQQLPLYGVQFHPEALLTPHGLALLGNWVKSCIIAQTGPATASSNSHP